One genomic segment of Anaerosporomusa subterranea includes these proteins:
- a CDS encoding sigma-54 interaction domain-containing protein, producing MNCDGNTKTSDALEATFVGNVFKIFDHMPIGINFVDETGRIVRLNKAMLDYFGLTHEAEGKHISEIEPTSRLPVVLKTGKAETAHRHTFANGREAIVHRIPVIDNGKILGALGIILFGDLQEVYILAEKNKLLRDKLADYEQDKRIYKTKYHLADIIGVSPESKACKEQAQRIARSNSNVLILGESGVGKELFAHAIHDESARRTGPFIRVNCAAIPETLLESELFGYEEGAFTGAKKGGQPGKFELADGGTLFLDEVGDMPYIMQAKILRVLQEREFERLGGKTSVRINVRVIAATNADLEKLIESGAFRSDLFYRLNVLSLKIPPLRDRRDDIPKLVYHFLGVIYQENGLYATFSPECMTALTHYEWPGNIRELRNVVEKTALEAEGRVAQPVDIPQYIRRSIKIRKSRTHEEEGLVPLLQRIEAEEIRRAIELCGGNKIRAAEYLQIPKVRLYRKLKKFGIE from the coding sequence ATGAACTGTGACGGTAATACAAAGACTTCAGACGCACTGGAAGCAACCTTTGTTGGCAATGTATTTAAAATTTTTGACCATATGCCGATAGGGATAAACTTTGTCGATGAGACTGGCAGAATTGTACGGCTAAACAAAGCGATGCTGGATTACTTTGGCCTGACGCACGAAGCGGAAGGCAAGCATATCAGTGAGATCGAGCCTACGTCACGCCTTCCGGTCGTCCTAAAAACAGGTAAAGCGGAAACTGCCCACCGTCACACGTTCGCCAACGGACGGGAAGCGATTGTGCATCGCATACCTGTCATAGACAACGGGAAGATTCTTGGTGCGCTCGGCATCATTTTGTTTGGCGATTTACAGGAAGTTTATATATTAGCGGAAAAGAACAAGCTGCTTCGTGATAAACTGGCAGATTATGAACAAGATAAGCGAATCTATAAAACCAAGTATCACCTAGCCGATATCATTGGCGTTAGTCCTGAGAGCAAAGCCTGTAAGGAACAGGCGCAGCGCATCGCGCGCTCCAACTCAAACGTGCTTATTCTGGGCGAAAGCGGCGTGGGCAAAGAACTATTTGCCCACGCAATTCACGACGAGAGCGCCAGACGGACCGGCCCCTTCATCCGGGTAAACTGTGCCGCCATTCCGGAAACCTTACTGGAATCAGAGCTATTTGGCTATGAGGAAGGAGCTTTCACCGGTGCGAAGAAGGGCGGGCAACCAGGAAAATTCGAGCTAGCTGACGGCGGAACCCTTTTCTTAGATGAGGTCGGCGATATGCCGTATATCATGCAGGCCAAGATATTGCGAGTTCTGCAGGAGAGAGAGTTTGAACGGCTGGGCGGCAAGACCAGTGTGCGGATCAACGTACGCGTAATCGCCGCCACTAACGCAGACTTAGAAAAACTGATTGAAAGCGGCGCTTTCCGCAGCGATCTTTTTTACCGGCTTAATGTTCTGTCCTTAAAGATACCGCCACTTCGGGACCGACGCGATGATATCCCTAAACTGGTTTATCACTTTTTGGGCGTGATTTACCAAGAAAACGGCTTATATGCAACTTTTTCTCCCGAATGCATGACTGCCCTGACCCATTACGAGTGGCCGGGTAACATCCGCGAATTGCGCAATGTGGTGGAAAAAACGGCGCTGGAGGCAGAAGGTCGCGTGGCGCAGCCTGTTGACATACCACAATACATTCGCCGCAGCATTAAAATCCGCAAATCCCGGACCCATGAAGAAGAAGGACTCGTCCCTCTCTTGCAGCGTATTGAGGCCGAGGAGATCAGGCGCGCTATCGAGCTTTGCGGCGGCAATAAAATCAGGGCTGCTGAATATTTACAAATACCCAAGGTGCGATTATACCGGAAACTAAAGAAATTCGGCATCGAGTAG
- a CDS encoding 3-oxoacyl-ACP synthase, which produces MKLDVQVGLVSWGLYLPKQYITAEELSPQINIPANVIKEKLGFDKKPLGGPDDHAVAMGIKAAQQCIAKSGIGPEEIDLVLWAGEDYKEYVCWTAAIAVQQAIGATGAWAFDLALRCAGTPLALKVAKDLMIANPEIKTILIAGGNTNCYLIDYARPEQSFMFDMAPGGLAMLLKRDWPENQVLESHIITANSMCNDVLSVRGGTRHPLTHEDIDNQGWKIVVTDPEGMKQRLAEHSLPSFTGVVRQAVNKSGLTLSDVGYVCPVHINPKGYKAVMAELGLRPDQGSYLQQYGHCGHADQIIGLEMGLRDGKITEGSHVVFLGAGTGYAFAATVIRWGKI; this is translated from the coding sequence GTGAAACTCGATGTTCAAGTTGGCTTAGTCAGCTGGGGACTGTATCTGCCCAAGCAGTATATCACAGCTGAAGAACTATCGCCGCAAATCAACATTCCGGCAAATGTTATTAAAGAAAAGCTGGGTTTTGACAAAAAACCGCTAGGCGGTCCGGACGATCACGCCGTTGCCATGGGAATAAAGGCAGCTCAACAATGTATCGCAAAATCCGGTATCGGACCGGAAGAGATTGATCTGGTGCTTTGGGCTGGGGAGGATTATAAGGAGTATGTATGTTGGACTGCCGCCATCGCTGTCCAGCAGGCGATCGGCGCTACTGGAGCTTGGGCATTCGACCTGGCTCTGCGCTGTGCCGGAACACCCCTGGCGTTAAAAGTAGCAAAAGACTTGATGATCGCTAATCCAGAAATCAAAACGATTTTAATTGCAGGCGGCAATACGAATTGTTACCTCATCGATTATGCCCGACCTGAGCAGTCCTTCATGTTCGATATGGCTCCTGGAGGGCTAGCAATGCTGCTAAAGCGGGATTGGCCGGAAAACCAAGTCCTCGAAAGCCATATTATTACCGCCAATTCGATGTGCAACGATGTTCTGTCTGTCCGCGGCGGCACTCGACATCCTCTGACCCATGAAGATATTGACAATCAGGGGTGGAAAATCGTCGTTACCGATCCGGAGGGAATGAAGCAGCGTCTAGCTGAACATTCTCTACCATCCTTCACCGGAGTAGTTCGCCAAGCGGTGAACAAGAGCGGCTTGACACTCAGTGATGTCGGTTATGTCTGCCCAGTTCACATCAATCCCAAAGGTTATAAAGCAGTCATGGCTGAACTCGGTCTGCGGCCAGATCAGGGTTCTTATCTTCAACAATATGGACATTGCGGTCATGCCGACCAGATCATCGGTCTGGAAATGGGCTTGCGCGATGGCAAGATAACCGAAGGTTCGCATGTGGTTTTCCTGGGGGCGGGAACCGGTTACGCTTTCGCTGCCACCGTAATCCGCTGGGGAAAAATTTGA
- a CDS encoding M20/M25/M40 family metallo-hydrolase codes for MINGRRSLINLCIIMATLFILMTSAVAAGLTPALSPQAEEAFSKIQNHAKVQQGLEFIKNDHANTMADQKTIVAIPAPPFKEKIRGEYYLKRLQELGLKDVKMDSEGNVYGIRPGTGNGPKLFVEAHLDTVFPEGTNTNPIEKEGKLYAPGIADDSRGLAALLSVIRAFNETGINTVGDITFCGTVGEEGLGDLRGMKAFFRDHNDIAASVNIDGTSVSRITYLATGSHRYEVNFKGPGGHSFGAFGLPSAIHAMGRSIAKIGDVETPKQPKTTFTVGVVNGGTSVNSIAADAQLLLDMRSNSQEELLKVEAVILPLFQQGVDEENARWESDKKVTVDIKLVGDRPAGSQSPDTMVVQAAWLATKAIGQEPQLTPASSTNANLPISIGVPAITIGGGGVDGRNHSPDEWFDPTNAYLGPQKAFVTILGLAGIDGVTAPLLTAK; via the coding sequence ATGATAAATGGACGCCGGTCGCTAATTAACCTGTGTATTATCATGGCTACCTTATTTATCCTCATGACTTCGGCAGTCGCTGCCGGTCTTACCCCTGCTCTATCCCCCCAAGCTGAGGAGGCATTCTCAAAAATCCAAAATCACGCCAAGGTTCAGCAAGGACTAGAATTCATCAAGAACGATCACGCTAATACGATGGCTGATCAAAAAACGATTGTTGCCATTCCCGCACCGCCGTTCAAGGAGAAGATACGCGGCGAGTATTATCTGAAACGCCTGCAGGAACTAGGCCTAAAGGACGTAAAGATGGACAGCGAAGGTAATGTTTACGGAATCCGCCCTGGCACAGGCAACGGCCCAAAATTGTTTGTCGAAGCTCATCTTGACACCGTTTTCCCTGAGGGAACAAATACAAATCCGATCGAAAAAGAGGGAAAACTCTATGCCCCTGGCATTGCTGACGATAGTCGCGGTTTAGCAGCACTATTGTCTGTAATTAGGGCTTTTAACGAAACAGGCATCAACACCGTTGGCGACATTACTTTCTGCGGCACGGTCGGCGAAGAGGGTCTTGGCGACCTGAGAGGCATGAAAGCCTTTTTCCGCGACCACAATGATATTGCTGCTTCTGTCAACATTGACGGCACCAGCGTTTCTCGCATCACCTACTTAGCCACCGGCAGCCATCGCTATGAAGTGAATTTCAAAGGTCCTGGCGGCCATAGCTTTGGTGCGTTCGGTTTGCCTAGCGCCATTCACGCGATGGGACGGTCAATTGCCAAGATCGGCGATGTAGAGACTCCCAAACAACCTAAAACAACGTTCACCGTTGGCGTAGTCAATGGCGGCACCTCAGTCAATTCGATTGCCGCCGACGCGCAATTGCTGTTAGATATGCGCTCAAATAGTCAGGAAGAACTGCTTAAGGTAGAAGCCGTTATTCTGCCACTCTTCCAGCAGGGGGTTGACGAAGAAAATGCCCGCTGGGAGAGTGATAAAAAAGTGACTGTTGATATCAAGCTCGTCGGCGACCGTCCTGCTGGCAGCCAATCGCCTGATACGATGGTCGTTCAGGCCGCCTGGCTTGCTACCAAAGCGATCGGTCAAGAGCCTCAGCTAACTCCCGCCAGCAGCACAAACGCAAACCTGCCGATCAGCATCGGCGTACCGGCGATCACGATTGGTGGCGGCGGGGTCGACGGGCGCAATCACTCGCCTGATGAGTGGTTTGATCCGACAAACGCTTACCTTGGACCGCAGAAAGCATTTGTCACTATCCTGGGGCTCGCAGGGATTGACGGTGTAACCGCTCCTTTGTTGACCGCGAAGTAA
- the ilvB gene encoding biosynthetic-type acetolactate synthase large subunit has product MKMLGAEAVIECLKQENVDVVFGYPGGCVLTLYDALYKADFPHILTRHEQGAVHAADGYARASGKVGVCIATSGPGGTNLVTGIATAYMDSIPLVAITGQVGVPYIGKDAFQEADICGITTPITKHNYLVKKVQDLPRVMKEAFHIARTGRPGPVVVDISKDVFNAMFEFEYPKTVQMRGYSPTFAGNSADVEAVVAALQLAEKPLLFVGGGVCLSDTADSFREFVELTGYPVISSLMGLGSLPSSHPQSLGMVGMHGTYGANMATMECDLLLGIGVRFDDRVTSLVKDFAPRAKIIHFDIDPAEVNKNVRTDLKVVADLRWSLPLLCKLATATREPNEWQSQVAPWLAQCQQWNRENPLPSAVASERVAPHSVIEKVRTLLADDAVIVTDVGQHQMWTAQYYDFVKPRSLLTSGGLGTMGYGLPAAMGAQIAQPDKTVVLFSGDGSIMMNCQELATVADNGLPITIIVLNNQVLGMVNQWQRMFYGKRYSHSSTHGGTDFVKLAEAMGVTGMRAATLEELDSVLQQALTTEGPVLVEVMVPATADVLPMVPPGGRLDQMVLGG; this is encoded by the coding sequence ATGAAAATGTTAGGTGCAGAAGCGGTTATTGAGTGTTTGAAGCAAGAAAACGTAGACGTTGTTTTCGGTTATCCGGGCGGCTGTGTATTAACCTTATATGATGCCTTATACAAAGCCGATTTCCCGCATATTTTAACCCGTCATGAACAGGGGGCGGTGCATGCTGCTGACGGCTATGCGCGGGCGAGCGGCAAGGTGGGGGTTTGTATTGCCACCTCAGGTCCAGGCGGAACGAACCTTGTGACCGGTATTGCCACCGCTTATATGGACTCGATTCCCTTGGTGGCGATTACTGGGCAGGTTGGCGTTCCTTATATTGGTAAGGATGCGTTTCAAGAAGCAGACATCTGCGGCATCACTACCCCAATCACCAAACACAACTATTTGGTTAAAAAGGTGCAGGATCTGCCGAGGGTCATGAAAGAAGCATTCCATATCGCGCGTACCGGACGACCAGGGCCGGTAGTTGTCGATATCTCTAAAGATGTATTTAACGCAATGTTTGAATTCGAATATCCGAAAACCGTACAAATGAGGGGATATTCGCCAACTTTCGCCGGTAACTCGGCTGATGTGGAGGCAGTTGTCGCAGCGCTTCAGCTAGCGGAAAAACCGTTGCTGTTTGTTGGCGGCGGGGTATGCTTATCCGATACGGCTGATAGTTTTCGCGAGTTTGTCGAGCTAACCGGCTATCCTGTCATTAGCAGTTTGATGGGCTTAGGATCTTTGCCAAGCAGCCATCCGCAGAGTCTGGGCATGGTGGGTATGCATGGAACCTATGGCGCCAATATGGCAACCATGGAGTGCGATTTACTGTTAGGAATTGGCGTTAGATTTGATGACCGCGTTACCAGCCTAGTTAAGGATTTTGCACCCCGCGCGAAGATTATCCATTTTGACATCGATCCGGCTGAAGTGAATAAAAATGTACGGACAGATCTAAAGGTGGTTGCTGATTTGCGCTGGTCATTGCCTTTGTTGTGCAAACTCGCAACCGCTACCCGTGAGCCGAACGAGTGGCAGAGCCAGGTAGCGCCGTGGCTTGCCCAATGCCAGCAGTGGAATCGGGAGAATCCCTTGCCGAGCGCTGTTGCGTCCGAGCGGGTTGCGCCGCACAGCGTGATCGAGAAGGTGCGGACGTTGCTTGCTGACGACGCGGTAATTGTTACCGATGTCGGTCAACACCAAATGTGGACAGCGCAGTATTATGACTTTGTCAAACCGCGTTCACTGTTAACTTCAGGCGGACTGGGAACAATGGGTTACGGTCTGCCGGCGGCGATGGGTGCGCAGATTGCGCAGCCGGATAAGACAGTTGTTTTGTTTTCAGGTGACGGCAGTATCATGATGAACTGTCAGGAACTCGCCACTGTGGCGGATAATGGATTGCCGATTACGATTATTGTCTTAAACAACCAAGTCTTAGGGATGGTCAATCAATGGCAGCGCATGTTTTACGGCAAACGCTATTCTCACTCTAGCACCCATGGCGGTACAGATTTTGTTAAACTCGCAGAAGCGATGGGCGTCACCGGCATGCGGGCCGCCACGCTGGAGGAACTAGACTCAGTATTGCAGCAGGCGCTGACAACTGAAGGACCAGTGCTTGTTGAAGTGATGGTGCCGGCAACCGCCGATGTGTTGCCTATGGTGCCGCCAGGCGGTCGGTTAGATCAAATGGTTTTAGGGGGATGA
- the ilvN gene encoding acetolactate synthase small subunit yields the protein MKCTLAVLVENRPGVLTHISGLISRRAFNIESIAASRTEEVNTTRITIDVEVDDELELEQVVNQLSKLIDVIKIVNLTHVDSIQRELALIKVKASNTNRSDLVDIVEIFRARIVDVNRETVVIELTGEQSKIDALCEVLVDFGIIEIVRTGKIAVSRGPVAAKEL from the coding sequence ATGAAATGCACTTTAGCCGTATTAGTCGAAAATCGGCCAGGCGTGCTGACCCATATATCCGGTTTAATCAGCCGGCGTGCGTTCAACATAGAAAGTATTGCCGCCAGCCGGACTGAAGAAGTCAATACAACTCGAATTACGATTGATGTCGAAGTAGATGATGAATTGGAGTTGGAACAAGTCGTCAACCAGTTGTCCAAACTCATCGATGTCATAAAAATCGTTAATCTAACTCACGTCGATTCGATTCAGCGAGAGTTGGCGCTGATCAAGGTCAAAGCCAGCAATACCAATCGTTCCGACCTTGTTGACATTGTCGAGATTTTCCGGGCCAGGATTGTCGATGTCAATCGGGAGACCGTGGTCATTGAGCTTACCGGTGAGCAAAGCAAAATTGACGCGCTTTGCGAGGTGTTGGTTGATTTCGGCATTATTGAGATTGTCCGCACCGGAAAAATCGCTGTTTCGCGGGGGCCGGTCGCGGCGAAAGAGTTGTAA
- a CDS encoding flavodoxin family protein — MKTIAICGSPREGGNTEFYLKTILYELEQRGIETEFISLRGLTIRPCTGCYGCLEKKACVQDDDFEVVFQKMYQADGILVGSPVYVSRTTSLVSAFLERATFSGRGSGRLLSGKVGAPVTVARRAGQTLAFSELLLWYFINDMIIPGSMYWNVGVAGARGAKDANNDLEGIEIMKYFAKNMSKVMHALAQCDPSGDKTETVSADKLFFKK; from the coding sequence ATGAAGACGATTGCCATTTGCGGTTCTCCCCGCGAAGGCGGCAACACCGAATTTTACCTGAAAACTATCTTGTACGAACTTGAACAGCGAGGCATCGAAACCGAGTTTATATCCTTACGGGGGCTTACCATTCGCCCCTGCACAGGTTGCTATGGCTGCCTCGAGAAAAAAGCCTGCGTGCAGGATGACGACTTTGAGGTCGTTTTTCAGAAGATGTATCAAGCAGACGGTATCCTGGTTGGTTCTCCGGTTTATGTTTCAAGAACCACTTCGCTGGTTTCTGCGTTTTTGGAGCGAGCAACCTTCTCAGGCCGCGGATCAGGCAGACTCTTATCCGGTAAGGTTGGCGCTCCGGTCACTGTCGCCCGTCGGGCCGGGCAGACACTTGCATTCAGTGAACTTCTGCTCTGGTATTTCATTAATGACATGATCATTCCGGGCTCGATGTACTGGAATGTCGGCGTAGCCGGGGCCAGAGGCGCCAAGGACGCCAACAATGACTTAGAAGGAATTGAAATCATGAAATATTTTGCAAAGAATATGTCAAAAGTTATGCACGCTTTAGCGCAATGCGACCCCTCCGGCGATAAGACAGAGACCGTCAGTGCGGATAAACTATTCTTTAAAAAGTAG
- a CDS encoding acetyl-CoA hydrolase/transferase family protein, with amino-acid sequence MQYQELYKQKLISIEEAVQKVHSNDDVVIPLGPAEPPGILNKLHLAKERVTGVSVVMTLPLGEYDFYMKPEMKGHFVANTWYHGAGCRKVHDQGTASYNPCHLHNAIQKRLTVRKPNIFFGTATPPDKYGYFNLSLSLTYEKEAIEEADLVILEVNENLPRVHGDTQVHLRDVDFVVENSRPLPALPVIVPSEKDKVIGQYVASLVEDGATIQLGIGGISNAAALYLTEKKDLGVHTEMLSDPIVDLVEAGVVTGKRKTLWKDKIVATFCFGSQKLYDFIDNNPSVELQRGGLVNDPAIVGKNHKMTSINTTLQVDLFGQCCSESIGHRQYSGTGGAADTAIGAQKSAGGKSIMTLYSTAKNDTISSIVPLLTPGATVSISRNDVDYVITEYGIAHLRGTNIAERVKRLIGIAHPNFCDMLTEEAKRLALW; translated from the coding sequence ATGCAATATCAAGAACTGTATAAGCAAAAATTGATTAGCATTGAAGAGGCTGTCCAAAAGGTGCATAGCAACGACGATGTGGTAATCCCGTTGGGACCGGCCGAACCGCCGGGTATTTTAAATAAACTGCATCTGGCCAAAGAACGGGTTACTGGCGTATCGGTGGTGATGACCTTGCCGCTTGGCGAGTACGATTTTTACATGAAGCCGGAAATGAAGGGCCACTTCGTAGCAAACACCTGGTATCACGGCGCCGGATGCCGCAAGGTCCACGACCAGGGAACGGCTTCGTATAATCCTTGTCATTTGCATAATGCCATCCAAAAGCGGCTGACTGTACGCAAACCAAACATTTTCTTCGGCACGGCGACGCCTCCGGATAAATACGGCTACTTCAATCTGTCATTAAGTTTAACCTACGAAAAAGAAGCCATTGAGGAAGCAGATTTGGTGATTCTCGAAGTCAACGAAAACCTGCCGCGGGTACATGGCGATACGCAGGTTCATCTGCGCGATGTGGATTTTGTTGTTGAAAATAGCAGACCTCTCCCTGCTTTGCCGGTGATTGTGCCCAGCGAGAAGGATAAGGTCATTGGACAGTATGTGGCCAGTCTTGTTGAAGATGGCGCCACTATCCAACTCGGCATTGGCGGAATTTCAAACGCCGCCGCCCTCTACTTGACCGAGAAAAAGGACCTTGGCGTACATACGGAAATGTTATCAGATCCAATCGTTGACCTAGTCGAAGCTGGCGTGGTCACCGGCAAACGCAAAACTCTATGGAAAGACAAGATTGTCGCCACCTTTTGCTTTGGTTCTCAGAAATTGTACGATTTCATCGATAACAATCCCTCCGTTGAACTACAGCGGGGCGGTCTTGTCAATGACCCGGCAATAGTCGGCAAAAATCATAAAATGACTTCCATCAACACGACTTTACAGGTGGATTTGTTTGGCCAATGCTGCTCTGAGTCAATCGGACACAGACAATACAGCGGCACAGGCGGCGCTGCCGATACGGCAATAGGTGCGCAAAAATCCGCAGGCGGCAAGTCGATTATGACCTTGTACTCTACCGCTAAGAATGACACTATATCTTCGATTGTTCCGCTATTGACTCCAGGCGCGACAGTCTCGATCTCACGCAATGATGTGGATTATGTGATTACAGAATACGGCATTGCCCATCTGCGCGGAACAAATATCGCGGAACGGGTTAAACGGCTGATTGGCATTGCCCACCCGAATTTCTGCGATATGCTGACAGAAGAAGCAAAGCGGCTGGCTCTTTGGTAA
- the sdaAB gene encoding L-serine ammonia-lyase, iron-sulfur-dependent subunit beta, translated as MGVFDIVGPVMIGPSSSHTAGAVRLGKMARTILGEAPVAVTINLYGSFARTYKGHGTDKALVAGLLGFSAEDTRIKDAINLAAQANLHVTFRIVEGGDFHPNTAQMQLKGISGKSVKVTGASIGGGRIVITQIDGYDVEITGDYYTLITLHQDKPGIIAMITQILAQQNVNIAFMKVSRKQKGVQALMVLETDHPIPEEVLAAISPVPAIESALLVKPL; from the coding sequence ATGGGTGTATTTGATATTGTCGGCCCGGTCATGATCGGGCCGTCAAGTTCTCACACTGCCGGCGCAGTCCGGCTGGGTAAAATGGCGCGAACGATTTTAGGCGAAGCGCCGGTGGCGGTGACCATTAATTTATATGGTTCGTTCGCCCGAACCTATAAAGGGCATGGCACCGACAAAGCGTTAGTCGCGGGCCTGTTAGGGTTTTCGGCAGAAGACACCCGGATTAAGGACGCGATCAATCTAGCTGCTCAAGCCAATCTCCACGTTACCTTTCGGATAGTAGAGGGAGGCGATTTTCATCCTAATACAGCTCAGATGCAGCTTAAAGGGATTTCTGGAAAATCGGTAAAGGTTACCGGGGCTTCCATCGGCGGCGGTAGAATCGTCATCACGCAAATCGACGGCTATGATGTGGAAATTACCGGCGATTATTATACGTTAATTACGCTTCATCAAGATAAACCGGGGATTATCGCGATGATTACGCAGATACTGGCTCAACAGAATGTAAACATCGCCTTTATGAAGGTGTCGAGAAAGCAAAAAGGTGTGCAGGCGCTGATGGTCTTGGAAACAGATCATCCGATACCTGAGGAAGTGCTGGCAGCAATAAGCCCCGTGCCTGCCATTGAATCTGCATTGTTGGTGAAACCGTTATGA
- the sdaAA gene encoding L-serine ammonia-lyase, iron-sulfur-dependent, subunit alpha — protein MMSFTSIAELVALAEEMGQPIADVVWQWETERSASQPEAIWREMASRLAVMQQAAAQGLIQREKSFSGLVGGDAYRLATTNSFIGPVVMRAAANAIAVSEVNANMGKIVACPTAGSCGIVPGAILAIAEHLQCGDDKLVRALFTAAGIGEVIAANATVSGAVGGCQAECGAAAAMAAAAVVEMLGGTPRQSSHALALALKNLLGLVCDPVAGLVEVPCVKRNGFAAVHALTAAQMALAGVESIIPADEVIDAMNRIGAELPCSLKETSEGGLAKTATGIEITERLSKPN, from the coding sequence ATGATGAGTTTTACGAGTATTGCTGAGCTGGTAGCTCTGGCGGAAGAAATGGGACAGCCGATCGCAGACGTTGTTTGGCAGTGGGAAACAGAACGCAGCGCCAGCCAGCCAGAGGCCATATGGCGAGAAATGGCGTCCCGGCTGGCAGTGATGCAACAGGCTGCGGCACAAGGCTTAATCCAGCGGGAGAAGTCGTTTAGCGGCTTAGTCGGCGGGGATGCGTACCGATTAGCAACAACGAATAGCTTTATCGGCCCAGTTGTCATGCGCGCAGCCGCTAATGCGATAGCGGTCAGCGAAGTCAATGCCAATATGGGGAAAATCGTCGCCTGTCCGACTGCCGGATCTTGCGGCATCGTGCCTGGGGCGATCCTGGCTATTGCCGAGCACTTGCAATGCGGTGATGACAAGCTAGTTCGAGCGCTTTTCACGGCGGCGGGAATCGGTGAGGTAATTGCCGCTAATGCCACCGTCTCCGGTGCAGTCGGCGGTTGTCAGGCTGAATGCGGCGCTGCCGCGGCGATGGCTGCCGCGGCAGTTGTCGAGATGCTGGGCGGCACGCCGCGCCAGTCCTCACACGCCCTGGCGTTAGCCTTGAAAAATCTGTTAGGACTTGTCTGCGACCCGGTCGCAGGGTTGGTTGAGGTGCCTTGCGTAAAACGCAACGGCTTTGCTGCGGTCCACGCCCTAACTGCCGCCCAGATGGCGCTTGCCGGAGTTGAAAGCATAATCCCGGCTGATGAAGTCATTGACGCGATGAACCGGATCGGGGCGGAGCTTCCTTGTTCATTAAAGGAAACTTCAGAGGGTGGGTTGGCAAAGACGGCGACAGGGATAGAGATAACGGAACGGTTGTCAAAACCAAATTAG
- a CDS encoding MFS transporter, with amino-acid sequence MMNAKYKVGAVVIFCYLVAWLDRMAISMAVPSMMQDLGFSATTVGTIMSAFFAGYALFQMPGGMLSDKIGPHKVITGALAWWSLFTAFTGMVSSLSAMLVIRFLFGVGEGVFPGPVWKMIGNWFSKKDRATANSVILMTVALGPALTPLIVAPILAPYGWRAVFYILGALGVVCVLLSWRYISNTPYECKGISKSEIEQFEAEKAIDAKNADKAMEKATLGQLMASPAIWILFVSVLALTITIYGYLTWLPAYLSKARGMSLVKVGVMASVPFFFATIGMGLSGWLSDKYFRNNRKLLVIVSELLGAFALYKFFNVVDMGEAQIYQCVAAFFLYMALGSIWSLPVLMIPEHLMGSGTGFVNTGGQLGGFIAPMAVGFMIDYFGGDYVAGFNVVIGSAVLSALIVAIFVKDKKKEVVMPTIAAE; translated from the coding sequence ATGATGAATGCCAAATACAAAGTAGGCGCAGTGGTAATCTTCTGTTATCTCGTTGCCTGGCTCGATCGCATGGCGATTAGCATGGCGGTGCCGAGCATGATGCAAGACCTGGGATTTTCGGCTACCACTGTCGGAACAATCATGAGCGCCTTTTTTGCAGGTTATGCGTTGTTCCAAATGCCGGGCGGCATGCTGAGTGATAAGATCGGGCCACATAAGGTTATCACCGGCGCTTTAGCTTGGTGGTCACTGTTTACGGCCTTCACCGGCATGGTGTCTTCGCTCAGCGCGATGCTGGTAATACGGTTTCTGTTCGGTGTCGGCGAGGGCGTTTTCCCGGGTCCGGTCTGGAAGATGATCGGTAACTGGTTCAGCAAAAAGGATCGGGCAACCGCCAACTCGGTCATTTTGATGACCGTCGCACTGGGGCCTGCGCTTACACCGCTGATTGTCGCTCCAATTTTGGCGCCCTATGGCTGGCGGGCTGTATTCTATATCCTGGGCGCACTTGGCGTTGTCTGTGTCCTATTATCCTGGCGCTACATCAGCAATACACCCTATGAGTGCAAAGGCATTAGCAAAAGTGAAATTGAGCAATTTGAGGCAGAGAAAGCAATCGATGCCAAAAATGCTGACAAGGCGATGGAGAAAGCCACTCTTGGCCAATTAATGGCTTCACCGGCGATTTGGATATTATTCGTCAGCGTCCTCGCGTTAACGATTACTATCTATGGCTATCTGACCTGGCTGCCAGCCTACTTGTCAAAGGCCCGCGGTATGTCTCTCGTCAAGGTTGGCGTCATGGCCTCTGTCCCCTTTTTCTTCGCTACGATCGGCATGGGACTTTCCGGCTGGCTATCTGACAAGTATTTTCGCAACAACAGAAAACTCTTAGTCATTGTCTCTGAGCTTTTAGGCGCCTTCGCGCTATATAAGTTTTTCAACGTGGTTGACATGGGAGAAGCGCAAATCTATCAATGTGTCGCCGCCTTCTTCTTATACATGGCGCTGGGATCGATCTGGTCATTGCCTGTGTTGATGATTCCGGAACACCTGATGGGATCGGGAACAGGCTTTGTCAACACCGGTGGCCAGCTTGGCGGTTTTATCGCGCCAATGGCTGTTGGCTTCATGATCGACTACTTTGGCGGTGACTATGTGGCCGGATTCAATGTGGTGATTGGCTCGGCTGTGCTGTCCGCCCTAATTGTCGCTATCTTCGTAAAAGACAAGAAAAAAGAAGTAGTAATGCCGACGATTGCCGCAGAGTAG